A section of the Methanosarcina mazei S-6 genome encodes:
- the hemB gene encoding porphobilinogen synthase encodes MFPEIRLRRLRKGKIRDLVRETTLSVDDLVMPIFVNENIDSPVEISSMPGIYNFPLSEVAKEAKEIADLGIPAVILFGVPAFKDAEGSTSCGENDVVQEAVRRIKAELGNRLVVITDICMCEFTSHGHCGIVDFETQEVLNDPTLEVLGKIAVSHARAGADMVAPSGMMDGMVGAIRMALDASGFENIPIMSYAAKYHSCFYGPFREAAESGYSFGDRSTYQMDPANSDEALREVALDVAEGADILMVKPGLPYLDIVYRVKSEFGMPTAAYNVSGEYSMIKAAAASGWIDEKKAIYESLISIKRAGADFIITYFAKDAARMLK; translated from the coding sequence GGTTGAGAAAAGGGAAGATCAGGGACCTTGTGCGTGAGACCACCTTATCCGTGGACGACCTGGTTATGCCCATTTTTGTGAATGAGAATATTGATTCCCCTGTTGAGATCTCTTCCATGCCGGGAATATACAATTTTCCCCTTTCTGAGGTTGCAAAAGAGGCAAAAGAGATTGCAGACCTCGGGATTCCGGCAGTGATCCTTTTCGGAGTCCCTGCATTCAAAGATGCCGAGGGCAGCACTTCCTGCGGGGAAAACGACGTGGTTCAGGAAGCTGTTAGGAGAATCAAAGCCGAACTTGGAAACAGGCTTGTTGTGATCACGGATATCTGCATGTGCGAATTCACAAGCCACGGCCACTGCGGAATAGTCGACTTTGAAACTCAGGAAGTCCTGAATGACCCCACCCTGGAAGTCCTGGGAAAAATTGCTGTCAGCCACGCAAGAGCCGGAGCAGATATGGTAGCTCCTTCAGGAATGATGGACGGGATGGTAGGTGCAATCCGTATGGCTCTTGACGCAAGCGGGTTTGAGAATATTCCTATTATGTCCTATGCCGCAAAATATCATTCCTGTTTCTACGGTCCTTTCAGAGAAGCTGCAGAATCCGGTTATTCCTTCGGGGACCGTTCAACCTATCAGATGGACCCTGCAAACAGTGACGAAGCTCTCAGGGAAGTAGCCCTTGATGTGGCAGAAGGTGCGGATATTCTTATGGTGAAGCCCGGGCTTCCGTATCTTGATATCGTGTACAGGGTCAAGAGCGAGTTCGGCATGCCAACAGCCGCATACAATGTGAGCGGGGAATATTCCATGATCAAAGCCGCAGCAGCCAGCGGCTGGATTGATGAGAAAAAGGCTATTTACGAGTCCCTTATCTCCATAAAAAGGGCAGGTGCGGATTTCATCATCACCTACTTTGCAAAGGATGCTGCTAGGATGCTGAAATAA